A genomic window from Luteolibacter sp. LG18 includes:
- the tnpA gene encoding IS200/IS605 family transposase: MPQSLSRLLVHIVFSTKNRERWLDDALRPELFTYMAVVGRSNGCEVYRVGGVIDHVHLAIDLGRTVTTAGIVRQLKLSSAGWLRDRSREHRAFLWQAGYGAFTLGQPQLPKLIDYIDRQEEHHRKIGFQDEFRRLLAKNQMEGDERYLWD; the protein is encoded by the coding sequence GTGCCCCAATCCCTCTCGCGCCTGTTGGTCCACATCGTCTTTTCCACCAAGAACCGTGAACGGTGGTTGGACGACGCCTTGCGTCCGGAGCTATTCACTTACATGGCGGTGGTTGGGAGAAGCAACGGTTGCGAAGTCTACCGCGTGGGCGGCGTGATCGATCACGTGCATCTCGCCATCGATTTAGGCAGGACAGTCACCACGGCGGGCATTGTCCGTCAGTTGAAATTATCCAGCGCGGGTTGGTTGCGGGATCGTTCACGAGAACACCGCGCTTTCCTATGGCAGGCGGGTTATGGAGCGTTCACGCTCGGGCAGCCCCAGCTCCCCAAGTTGATCGATTACATCGACCGGCAGGAAGAGCATCATCGGAAGATTGGATTCCAGGATGAGTTTCGAAGGTTGCTGGCCAAAAACCAGATGGAGGGGGATGAACGTTACCTCTGGGATTGA
- a CDS encoding SHD1 domain-containing protein: MRLSRFLPLLCLIPSFAGADEAPRKWTDTTGRSFEGSYVSATDAKVTIKRADGKVFEVERARLSKDDQDYLATAAKSAPATSAPTAAKPQFIPGDYRAQMLAGYEGTSPNFNAPWPKDAGIDKEPEITTVEENAGEKRFIYESPHFRFESNVVLRPSLVAKVAMMFEACYQTHHDLPFNNRRTRSPKAPKLRAYLFETMAEYHTAGGPSGSSGVYMGGEDKFLVPLEGLGVKKVGSGYMFDYSGNFHTVYHEITHQLWADLGDYAGIWMIEGFAEFVASAPYSNGKFSFIKQPSYALEYATGFGKKDEGGRGLGKEFSMPHLEQIMNWSQPQFYQNGNKNYGLGMLLVYYFILLDGDGTGAKFKDCIKASQEGKSREEALKVLLSGRSYADLEKEVSTAFKKKGIKISFE; this comes from the coding sequence ATGCGTTTGTCCCGATTCCTGCCGCTGCTCTGCCTGATCCCCTCCTTCGCCGGAGCCGACGAGGCCCCGCGCAAGTGGACCGACACCACCGGCCGCAGTTTCGAGGGCAGCTACGTCTCCGCCACCGACGCCAAGGTCACGATCAAACGCGCAGACGGCAAGGTCTTCGAGGTCGAACGCGCCCGGCTCTCGAAGGACGACCAGGATTACCTCGCCACCGCCGCGAAATCAGCGCCTGCCACCTCGGCCCCGACCGCGGCGAAACCGCAGTTCATCCCCGGAGACTACCGCGCCCAGATGCTGGCCGGCTACGAGGGCACCAGCCCGAACTTCAACGCGCCGTGGCCGAAGGACGCGGGCATCGACAAGGAGCCGGAGATCACCACCGTGGAGGAAAACGCGGGTGAGAAGCGCTTCATCTACGAAAGCCCGCATTTCCGCTTCGAAAGCAACGTCGTCCTCCGCCCCAGCCTGGTGGCGAAGGTGGCGATGATGTTCGAGGCCTGCTACCAGACCCACCACGACCTGCCCTTCAACAACCGCCGCACCCGCTCGCCGAAGGCCCCGAAGCTCCGCGCCTACCTCTTCGAAACGATGGCGGAGTACCACACCGCGGGCGGCCCCAGCGGCAGCTCCGGCGTCTACATGGGCGGCGAGGACAAGTTCCTGGTCCCGCTCGAAGGCCTCGGCGTGAAGAAGGTCGGCTCCGGCTACATGTTCGACTACAGCGGGAATTTCCACACCGTCTACCACGAGATCACCCACCAGCTCTGGGCGGACCTCGGTGACTACGCGGGCATCTGGATGATCGAGGGCTTCGCCGAGTTCGTGGCCAGCGCGCCGTATAGCAACGGCAAGTTCTCCTTCATCAAGCAGCCGTCCTACGCGCTCGAATACGCCACCGGCTTCGGCAAGAAGGACGAGGGCGGCCGCGGCCTCGGCAAGGAGTTCTCGATGCCGCACCTCGAGCAGATCATGAACTGGTCGCAGCCGCAGTTCTACCAAAACGGCAACAAGAACTACGGCCTCGGCATGCTGCTGGTCTACTACTTCATCCTGCTCGACGGCGACGGCACCGGCGCGAAGTTCAAGGACTGCATCAAGGCCAGCCAGGAAGGGAAATCCCGCGAGGAGGCGCTCAAGGTCCTGCTCTCCGGCCGCAGCTACGCGGACCTGGAGAAGGAAGTCTCCACCGCCTTCAAGAAGAAGGGCATCAAGATCAGTTTCGAGTGA
- a CDS encoding sigma-70 family RNA polymerase sigma factor → MTPDDAALLQHFATSGDEAAFRALVQRHLPLVHTVARRVTANGELARDVSQETFIRLARQAGSIPASVPLVTWLHRTARSLAANVVRAEVRRKRRESAAVDLSGEGTEAWRHLSPVIDALVDRLPATDRHLILLRFYEGLPHATTASRLGLNEAAARRRTLRALDKLRVLLARRGITTTAAVLGTALPAHAVASIPAGLAAPVASAAIASQGTAPGLGILKLMTLNQTAKTSVAVVILILLIGGIVYRVAPASAPDRDVSPRDRDGGITADATWAGEDVPPPPAARPKRPELVKKPDDRVLETRPGDIASKVETRLAAGSSLVMGGQLTAAGLREFVVLSPEWTTTDEGTKAILIRSKMITLDAKAVAAAGLDTLTTDQRQVQQNGEIWSAEDLSATLGALGKEDQAGSQVVAAPNVTTGSNQTCVIVVGTSEEFIKLDLVISGTDDGGFDVKSDILRRE, encoded by the coding sequence ATGACTCCGGATGATGCCGCGCTGCTCCAGCACTTCGCCACCTCGGGCGATGAGGCGGCGTTCCGTGCGCTGGTGCAGCGCCACCTGCCGCTGGTCCACACGGTGGCGCGGCGGGTGACGGCGAACGGTGAGCTGGCCCGCGATGTGTCCCAGGAGACCTTCATCCGGCTGGCCCGTCAGGCGGGGAGTATCCCCGCATCGGTGCCGCTGGTGACGTGGCTGCACCGCACCGCCCGCTCGCTGGCGGCGAACGTGGTTCGCGCCGAGGTCCGGCGGAAGCGGCGGGAAAGCGCCGCGGTGGATCTGTCCGGAGAGGGGACGGAGGCATGGCGGCACCTTTCTCCGGTCATCGATGCGCTGGTGGACCGTCTGCCCGCCACCGACCGGCACCTGATCCTGCTGCGGTTTTACGAAGGGCTGCCCCACGCCACCACGGCTTCGCGGCTCGGCCTCAATGAGGCGGCGGCCCGGCGGCGGACCCTGCGGGCGCTCGACAAGCTGCGCGTCCTCCTCGCGCGGCGGGGCATCACCACCACCGCGGCGGTGTTGGGAACGGCCTTGCCCGCGCATGCGGTGGCGTCGATTCCGGCCGGACTCGCCGCGCCGGTGGCCAGTGCCGCGATCGCCTCGCAGGGCACGGCTCCGGGCCTGGGGATCTTGAAACTCATGACCCTGAACCAAACCGCCAAAACCTCCGTCGCCGTCGTGATCCTGATCCTGCTGATCGGGGGGATCGTGTATCGAGTTGCTCCCGCTTCCGCACCGGATCGCGACGTTTCGCCCCGTGATCGGGACGGCGGGATCACGGCCGATGCCACATGGGCCGGCGAAGATGTCCCACCGCCGCCCGCGGCGCGTCCGAAGCGCCCGGAACTGGTGAAGAAGCCCGATGACCGCGTGCTGGAGACCCGGCCGGGGGACATCGCTTCCAAGGTGGAGACCCGGCTTGCCGCGGGCAGCTCGCTGGTGATGGGCGGGCAATTGACGGCTGCGGGCTTGCGGGAGTTCGTCGTGTTGTCCCCGGAATGGACGACGACGGACGAGGGCACGAAGGCGATCCTGATCCGCAGCAAGATGATCACGCTGGATGCCAAGGCGGTCGCGGCCGCGGGATTGGACACGCTCACGACCGACCAGCGGCAGGTGCAGCAGAACGGCGAGATCTGGTCGGCGGAGGACCTGTCCGCCACGCTCGGCGCGCTGGGGAAGGAAGATCAGGCGGGAAGCCAGGTGGTGGCCGCGCCCAATGTGACGACCGGGTCGAACCAGACCTGTGTCATCGTCGTCGGCACCTCCGAGGAGTTCATCAAGCTGGACCTGGTGATCTCCGGCACCGACGACGGCGGATTCGATGTGAAGTCCGACATCCTGCGAAGAGAGTAG